One stretch of Brevibacillus laterosporus DNA includes these proteins:
- a CDS encoding insulinase family protein translates to MKTVTFDQLNETLYHEKLPNGLSVYLLPKEGFSKTYAVFTTRYGSNDSHFRFNNLETINVPDGIAHFLEHKLFEKEDRDVFQDFSRNGASYNAFTSFNRTAYLFSSTDKVEDNLKILLDFVQEPYFEEASVEKEKGIIGQEIQMYDDNPDWKVYINLLKAMYQKYPVRIEIAGTIETITPITKDMLYQCYETFYHPSNMVLFVVGGFDKDQIGELIRSNQQAKNFPPAPIIERFFPEEPPEVGEKLVEAHLSVAIPKIYIGFKEATNKLFGEELLKRELTTKLMLDLLFGNSSSFYQKYYDKGLITEAFDFDYSNEIDYGYTILGGDTPDPEKLVTVITQEIKEAKSRGIDEESFQRQKRRRIGLFLRSLNSIEFIANQFTSYKFNGIDLFEIVPTLEKITLEDVQQRMHDHLQESQMAVSIVRSQS, encoded by the coding sequence CTTAATGAGACACTCTATCATGAAAAACTGCCAAACGGTTTGTCAGTCTATTTGTTGCCAAAAGAGGGCTTTAGTAAGACATATGCCGTTTTTACAACCCGTTATGGTTCAAATGATAGCCATTTTCGATTTAATAATCTGGAAACCATTAATGTACCTGATGGCATTGCTCATTTTTTGGAGCATAAGCTGTTTGAAAAAGAAGACCGTGATGTATTTCAGGATTTTTCAAGAAATGGTGCTTCTTATAATGCTTTTACCAGTTTTAACCGGACAGCCTATCTCTTTTCCTCTACGGATAAAGTAGAAGACAATTTGAAGATACTACTTGATTTTGTACAGGAACCTTATTTTGAGGAAGCAAGTGTTGAAAAAGAGAAAGGGATTATTGGTCAAGAAATTCAGATGTACGATGATAATCCGGATTGGAAAGTATACATCAATCTGTTAAAAGCGATGTATCAAAAATATCCGGTACGAATTGAGATTGCGGGAACAATTGAAACCATTACTCCCATAACAAAAGATATGTTATACCAGTGCTACGAGACATTCTATCATCCAAGTAATATGGTGTTATTTGTAGTGGGGGGATTTGATAAAGACCAGATTGGTGAATTGATTCGTAGTAATCAGCAAGCTAAAAATTTTCCACCAGCACCGATCATTGAACGTTTTTTTCCAGAGGAACCACCCGAAGTTGGTGAAAAGCTTGTAGAAGCCCATCTTTCCGTGGCAATTCCTAAAATCTACATCGGTTTTAAAGAGGCTACAAACAAGTTGTTTGGTGAAGAGCTGTTAAAACGTGAATTAACGACAAAACTGATGTTGGATTTACTGTTCGGCAACAGTTCTAGTTTTTACCAAAAATATTATGACAAAGGACTAATTACCGAAGCCTTTGATTTTGATTATAGCAACGAGATTGATTACGGCTATACCATTTTAGGCGGAGATACACCTGACCCAGAAAAGTTAGTTACTGTCATTACACAGGAAATTAAGGAAGCAAAATCGCGTGGAATTGATGAGGAATCATTCCAACGGCAAAAACGGAGAAGAATTGGTCTGTTCTTGCGCTCACTGAATTCCATTGAGTTTATTGCTAATCAGTTTACTAGCTATAAATTTAACGGGATTGATTTGTTTGAAATCGTACCTACTTTAGAAAAAATTACGTTAGAGGATGTACAACAACGCATGCATGACCATTTGCAAGAAAGTCAGATGGCTGTCTCTATCGTGCGTTCACAGTCTTAG